A genomic segment from Truepera sp. encodes:
- a CDS encoding NADH-quinone oxidoreductase subunit M: protein MIALLMVLVPLAAALLVMLARNSLGLARVIAVAGSVATLVLAVLLPDSRGFDAQWLPGIGVSFSLEGNGAAAVLTFAAALMMIPAVLVATTRVEKGAGGFAALLLVALAGLNGIFMAKDLVLFYIFWEATLIPGLLLLGIYGGERRREATVKYLVYAVTGSFFMLVSILALKALSGAPSFHIVDLMLVTPNLPVATQTWLFVGMALGMAVKLPLWPLHSWLVDLNEQNHHSGAADVLGSLYKVGSFGFFAWALPLLPAGAIRVAPILLALAVVTAIYGALGAVGSKHLKRFLAYGSLSHMGIIGVGVFGMHLSGLNGAMYFLAAQMISTGGLFLIFGMLYHRRRSYDMADYGGLARSAPALAAFSLFLIFTFIGVPGLSNFPGEFTSLLGSFQATPWPAAIATLTVIVAGVYGVNLYQKLYQGPTDVRVPDLDVLEMYVLLPVVVGVLWFGLLPAPHMERIETQAQVATMQLERATLPPGGPTLSDVGGAR from the coding sequence GTGATTGCCCTCCTGATGGTCCTCGTCCCGCTCGCGGCCGCCCTCTTGGTGATGCTCGCTCGCAACTCGCTCGGGCTGGCGCGCGTTATCGCCGTAGCGGGGAGCGTGGCCACCCTGGTGCTTGCGGTGTTGCTGCCGGATAGTCGCGGTTTCGACGCACAGTGGTTGCCGGGCATAGGCGTGAGCTTCAGCCTCGAGGGCAACGGCGCTGCTGCGGTCCTCACGTTCGCGGCGGCCCTCATGATGATCCCCGCCGTGCTGGTGGCCACTACCCGCGTGGAGAAGGGCGCCGGCGGCTTCGCCGCGCTGCTCCTGGTGGCACTCGCCGGGCTCAACGGCATCTTCATGGCCAAGGACCTCGTGCTCTTCTACATCTTCTGGGAGGCGACGCTGATCCCCGGCCTCCTGCTCCTGGGCATCTACGGTGGAGAGAGGCGCCGCGAGGCCACGGTCAAGTACCTCGTTTACGCCGTCACCGGCTCGTTCTTCATGCTCGTGAGCATCCTGGCGCTCAAGGCACTCTCCGGCGCCCCGTCGTTTCACATCGTCGACCTCATGCTGGTCACGCCGAACCTCCCCGTTGCCACCCAGACCTGGCTGTTCGTGGGGATGGCGCTCGGCATGGCCGTCAAGTTGCCCCTATGGCCGCTTCACTCGTGGCTCGTCGACCTGAACGAACAGAACCACCACTCCGGCGCCGCAGACGTGCTGGGCTCGCTCTACAAGGTGGGCTCGTTCGGCTTCTTCGCCTGGGCGTTGCCGCTGCTGCCTGCCGGCGCAATCCGCGTGGCGCCCATCCTGTTGGCGCTGGCTGTGGTGACGGCGATCTACGGTGCGCTTGGCGCCGTGGGTAGCAAGCACCTCAAGCGCTTCCTGGCGTACGGTTCGCTGTCACACATGGGCATCATCGGCGTGGGGGTGTTCGGCATGCACTTGAGCGGCCTGAACGGCGCCATGTACTTCCTTGCCGCCCAGATGATCTCGACCGGCGGCCTCTTCCTCATCTTCGGCATGCTGTACCACCGCCGGCGCTCGTACGACATGGCCGACTACGGCGGACTGGCAAGGTCGGCGCCCGCGCTGGCCGCGTTCTCGCTGTTCCTGATCTTCACCTTCATCGGCGTGCCGGGACTGTCGAACTTCCCCGGTGAGTTCACCTCGCTCCTGGGTTCCTTCCAGGCGACGCCGTGGCCGGCCGCCATCGCCACCTTGACCGTCATCGTGGCCGGCGTGTACGGCGTGAACCTCTACCAGAAGCTGTACCAGGGTCCGACCGACGTGCGCGTGCCCGACTTGGACGTCCTGGAGATGTACGTCCTGCTGCCGGTGGTCGTCGGCGTGCTCTGGTTCGGGCTGCTGCCCGCTCCTCACATGGAGCGCATCGAGACGCAGGCACAGGTCGCGACCATGCAACTCGAGCGCGCGACGCTGCCGCCCGGTGGACCGACGCTTAGCGACGTGGGAGGTGCGCGGTGA
- a CDS encoding NADH-quinone oxidoreductase subunit N, with protein sequence MTFPGVIDINWTLLAPAIALLVTAAVTLFFALFSRDSRGAAAVALIGILTSMVFALVQLMEGNQTASSFGLRYLGDVPALTLTLVILLGTAVAVLVSWDQLGRGQMAQPEYYPLMLLSAFGAVIMASAGDLITLILGLEIMSLPVYALSAWRTGDRQSEEAGIKYFLLGAFGSATLIYGAALVYGASGSFVYGDVAAALAGGNLPLLATAGGALVLAGLGFKAALAPFHQWAPDVYTGAPTVVVTYMTVVIKIGAFAALLRLATVVFPVLQPWLLTALAIMVALTLVVGNFSALMQRGVKRMLAYSSVAHAGYVGLALLAPDHGGVSAAAFYLTTYAFMNAGAFAVLTLVADANDHGDDLERFAGLGRKRPWLAAVMTLFMLSLGGIPFLGGFSGKVLVFQAAIDAGYIWLAVLGIATSIVALVYYFRVIGYMYFRESAYEPPAFRSSPTQIAIVVALAGTVLLGVFPGWWHTLLMSGPRLIAGF encoded by the coding sequence GTGACCTTTCCAGGCGTGATCGACATCAACTGGACACTGCTGGCTCCCGCCATCGCCCTGCTGGTCACTGCGGCGGTCACCCTGTTCTTCGCCCTGTTCTCGCGCGATTCGCGCGGCGCGGCCGCGGTGGCCCTGATCGGCATCCTGACCTCCATGGTGTTCGCCCTGGTCCAGTTGATGGAGGGCAACCAGACCGCCTCCAGCTTCGGACTGCGCTACCTGGGCGACGTGCCCGCCCTGACGCTTACCCTCGTGATCCTGTTGGGCACCGCGGTGGCCGTGCTGGTCAGCTGGGACCAACTTGGCCGCGGGCAGATGGCGCAACCCGAGTACTACCCGCTCATGCTCCTATCGGCCTTTGGCGCCGTGATCATGGCGTCTGCAGGCGACCTCATCACCCTGATCCTGGGGCTCGAGATAATGTCGCTGCCCGTTTACGCCTTGTCTGCGTGGCGCACCGGTGACCGGCAGTCGGAGGAGGCGGGCATCAAGTACTTCCTGCTCGGCGCCTTCGGGTCTGCCACGCTCATCTATGGCGCTGCGCTCGTCTACGGCGCCAGCGGATCGTTCGTGTACGGCGACGTCGCGGCCGCCCTCGCCGGCGGCAACCTCCCGCTCCTCGCCACCGCCGGCGGGGCGTTGGTGCTGGCGGGCCTTGGCTTCAAGGCGGCGCTGGCGCCGTTTCACCAGTGGGCGCCGGACGTCTACACGGGCGCCCCTACCGTGGTCGTGACCTACATGACCGTCGTCATCAAGATCGGCGCGTTCGCGGCGCTGCTGCGCCTGGCGACCGTCGTCTTCCCGGTGCTCCAGCCGTGGCTGCTCACCGCGCTCGCGATAATGGTGGCGCTCACGCTGGTGGTCGGCAACTTCTCCGCCCTAATGCAGCGCGGCGTCAAGCGCATGCTGGCCTACTCGTCGGTGGCGCACGCGGGTTACGTCGGCCTGGCCCTTTTGGCCCCCGATCACGGCGGGGTGTCGGCGGCGGCCTTCTACCTGACCACGTACGCCTTCATGAACGCGGGCGCCTTCGCTGTGCTGACCCTCGTTGCCGATGCCAACGATCACGGGGATGACCTCGAGCGCTTCGCCGGGCTCGGGCGCAAACGCCCATGGCTTGCTGCCGTGATGACCCTGTTCATGCTCAGCCTCGGCGGCATCCCGTTCCTGGGCGGCTTCTCGGGCAAGGTGCTGGTGTTCCAGGCCGCGATCGACGCCGGCTACATCTGGCTGGCGGTTCTCGGCATAGCCACCAGCATCGTCGCGCTGGTGTACTACTTCCGCGTCATCGGCTACATGTACTTCCGCGAGAGCGCGTACGAACCGCCCGCCTTCAGGTCCTCGCCCACGCAGATCGCAATCGTGGTGGCGCTGGCCGGCACCGTGCTGCTCGGGGTCTTTCCGGGCTGGTGGCATACGCTCCTCATGAGCGGTCCGCGCCTGATCGCCGGATTCTGA